Below is a window of Ctenopharyngodon idella isolate HZGC_01 chromosome 7, HZGC01, whole genome shotgun sequence DNA.
ATAAACATCTGATAGACGTCTTTaagatgtcagttttacatTCATTCTAactcataaacatcttaaagacatcttctaaacgtctatttgacatctgacaggaaacatCCTATAGACGTATTGCAGATGAGCAAACACTCTTACGTCTTCCAGAAGTAAACACGCACATCAAATGGACGTCTCAGAGATGTACGTGCGCTATCAGGGTATGAGATTTCAGACAACCATTTGTTTCATTCAGATTTGTAAGCTGAATCAACGATTCACTGAAAAGATATAACGTAACTCAAAAGATTGATTCATTAAATCAGACCAgtgatattttagtatttatatactgactgaattagcttttatatcttcagttttcaatttgagtttgttttagtaatgttatgtgcttttgttattttatttttatttctatttagctttatttttatttgttttagacatttttagtactttaacttcTTCATTTAATTGCTATGTCAacattctaattttttttcctcagacaAAGCTATCTTATGACTTCTGAAGTTGAAAGTCCCAgtcctcattcactttcattttatggcAAAGTGTCCCATGGTATTCTTAAAAAATTCACCCTTTGTGTTCCATGTTAGAAAATCTTTAGACCGCAACCCCTTTACCTTTGGTTACAAATCTGTGACTTTCTCACATTCCTCTAGGCTGCACTGAACAAAGCACCACAAGAGCACACCAGAGTCATCCTGAGATAAGGATTACTCATTATATCTCTGAAGGCTCTTTGCTGTCCCCTGTAATGGAACAAGAAGGGGAGGTATACCTAGAGCGAGTGGGAAACATACGCCGCCACAGCGTGACAAATGCTCATTCTGACATCCAGCTGCTCACTGTTACTAGCAGAGTATATTCTGGGATGGACGACAGCTGTGAGACCATAGATGTGACTAGAAGAACACACCTCTGAAATCCAGTAGCCCCTGactgcagaacacaagatccagggggcggagatgggtaggttttagggatatgtaaagtgggaggagttggattcagatccagggggtggagatgggtaggtttagatccagggggcggagacaggcaggtttagggatatgtaaagtgggagaaGCTGGATCCAACCCCAGCCACTGTAccttgtgttctgcagtgaagACCATCTCACTAAAAATGCACAGGAAAGATAGGACATTTAACAATAATTTATAAAGACACATTTGAGCActatattttgatgaaaaaaagaacattataTGAAAGGATTGTCAGATTTCCAGTGTCAATACAATCATCAGATTAACTTGCATACATTAGTCCATCAGATTAAAAATACTCCTACTTTGTCAATGTTGTTCAATGAAGCATGTAAAACATTCACACATCTAAGCAATATTGGACACAAATTAAGTAAGATGACATctgcattaaaggtgcaatcaCATTGATCTCTGCTTGGTGAATTTTCACATTGCTCCTTTTAATACAAATGAGTCTGAAAGATTTCCCCAGGCAGTTTAAATTGGTCACATGGATTTGCAGCGTTAACCAACAATTTGTGCTTCAGTGATTCActattgaaaataaattttttttgtcaaaacttCGCTAATGTGATCACACCTTAAGAATATGGACATTTTGAAGTTGTTAAATGAAGATGATGCACCACATTCAGTACAGTCACAGTAAACAGTGCTGCTGTGTACTAACGATGCTTTAAATggtaaattatgtattttttgcaaaaacattttaaactcaCAGGACCTACTGTTGAGTTGGTGAGTAAGGCAGCAAACATGAGCAGTTGAATGTAGTATTGTGAAATTAATTTGTGGAACCTAACACTTTTAACATAAGCTAACATAAGCAGCaccattaaataatgtttttacacCCTTTAGCTTTGACGGGTCATTCAGTGAAATTGTGATGCTAATCATACAGAAGTTTGACCACTGATTGCACTGCACTAAAATGTTTTGGGAAACATCTGTATACATCAGACAGGCATTGCGAGTTATGCAACCATCATTACTAAGCCTGGAGTACCAAAAATAGTCTAAGAAATGTTTAGCTGTCTATGAGAACTTGAGAATGCAGGTGCGACGTAGGAACTCAAAGTGAAGGTTCTGGGCCCCGAGGTTGGACCCCCTCCCTCCTGAGGCTAGCATCGAATCGTGGTGTGACCTCACAGCGCACCAACAGCACGTCCTCTTTCACAAAGCCACGCTGCCGCAACGCCTGTAGGTGCAGGAAAGTAACGTAGCCAAAACCCTTGGGGTTGCGCTGCACGGTGGGCCTCTGGAAGGCCTGTAGGTCCGGCTTGGTCTCCATCACTTCCACATGGTGCTGCCCCTCGACCTGGTCCAACACTGCCAGTCGGATCGTGCCCTGGAAGGGCCAGGAAAGCTGGCTGTCAAACTCACCCTGCATAGTGTGCACGAAAAGCGAGATGTAGTTGGAACAGCGAGGAGCGCTGGGGGTTTGGAGATGCAGTCGGAGGCAGAGTTTGTACCCCGGCCGGCCCGTGTAGAAAGGTGGGCTGTGGAGGACTATGGGCTGACCGGCCTCTTGGTTGCGCAGGTGAAGTGAGAAGTTCTCCAAGCGCCACACGTAGACGCCTTGGTACTGCTGGGCTTCTAGCTCTCGGGTTGCCTCCTCCAGTGAGCTCAGCTTTCGCCGTAGTTCGGTGACTTGGTTTTTCTGTGTCTCGTTGTGGATGCACAGCTCCCGAATCTGCTGATCTTGACGCACCAGCCGACCCTCCAGCTCCAGAACAGTCTCCCTAAGGTTTAACAGCTCCTGTTTACAGTGGCAAGAATCTGCCGCCCGGGAAGAGGCACCACGTTCGTCTGACGATGAATGGGCGGCAACTGATGGCATTAGGCAGCTATTGAGAGACTGGCTGCGCAGAAACTCCGCCATGTAACGCATGTGCATCTGTGTAAATTCCTGCATGTGCTGAGCAAGTTCATTTCTCGGCATCTGTAACACATTTCCaaagaattaaaaatgtttttatattattgttattaaaagtatattttaaaacattttaaaagcaaagctgaattttcagcagccagtACTCTTCATAAagaattctaatatgctgatttatcatgataaatgttgtaaacagttgtgctgcttactatttttgtggaaactgcaaTACATTTTCAGGCATTTTTGATAAATAGGCAATTCTAAATTTCTGTActgaaacttttgaaaggtagtgtactTTATTATAATGACAACCATGTATGAATAAGCTGAAGTGGTTCTGCCCTTTTTCAGACTGATAAAAAGGAAGTCATATATCTTTAGTGTTATACTCTCATGACCCACCTTTTCACGACAACCAAAAGTGCTGAAAGTACAGGCTACAGGAGCTTTCAAACAGTCTGTGTCACAGTGCAATGCCAACTGAAACCAATAAAAACAGATTCATTCAGCTTTATAGTTCcacaatgtattatttttttaatcatttaattactgTTGTGCCTCAGGTAAAGTGCATATTAGTGACAAATCCTCTGACACACCTGATCCCGAATTAGCTCCATTTCGCAATATTCACACACTGTATTGGCGAAAGGACAAATCTGTTCATGAAtctacataaaagaaaaaaaaaatgttttagacatTAATGTTAGACAGTGATGTTATTGTtaacttaa
It encodes the following:
- the traf6 gene encoding TNF receptor-associated factor 6 → MACSDMEKSSLDDACCDGAFSSCAAAMEKERDSYLSPTENPSTISVSSSVTPDQQGYDVEFDPPLESKYECPICLMGLRSAVQTPCGHRFCNSCIRKSIRDTGQKCPVDNEVLLEEQLFPDNFAKREILSLTVRCPNEGCSDKMELRQLERHVSQCKFATVPCPQCLESVRKSHLDEHKSQQCLQRLMTCPACAGSFVYAKKQIHEQICPFANTVCEYCEMELIRDQLALHCDTDCLKAPVACTFSTFGCREKMPRNELAQHMQEFTQMHMRYMAEFLRSQSLNSCLMPSVAAHSSSDERGASSRAADSCHCKQELLNLRETVLELEGRLVRQDQQIRELCIHNETQKNQVTELRRKLSSLEEATRELEAQQYQGVYVWRLENFSLHLRNQEAGQPIVLHSPPFYTGRPGYKLCLRLHLQTPSAPRCSNYISLFVHTMQGEFDSQLSWPFQGTIRLAVLDQVEGQHHVEVMETKPDLQAFQRPTVQRNPKGFGYVTFLHLQALRQRGFVKEDVLLVRCEVTPRFDASLRREGVQPRGPEPSL